A genomic segment from Octopus sinensis linkage group LG4, ASM634580v1, whole genome shotgun sequence encodes:
- the LOC115210738 gene encoding cyclin-dependent kinase 9, whose product MNTKYDDLEYPYCDDVNKFDKLAKIGQGTFGEVFKARCKKTKKLVALKKVLMENEKEGFPITALREIKILQLLKNENIINLIEICRTKATSYNRMRGTFYLVFDFCEHDLAGLLSNVQVKFSLGEIKKVMQQLLNSLYFIHSNKVLHRDMKAANILITKHGVLKLADFGLARAFSLKGQPNRYTNRVVTLWYRPPELLLGERNYGPPVDLWGAGCIMAEMWTRSPIMQGNTEQHQLQLISQLCGSITPEVWPDVENLDLYNKIELPKGQKRKVKDRLKVYVKDQYALDLLDKLLTLDPSKRCDSDTALNHDFFWTDPMPTDLSRMLSQHTTSMFEFLAPPRRRGPTQHHVQARPTQNPDQHYERVF is encoded by the exons ATGAATACCAAGTACGATGATTTGGAATACCCATACTGTGATGATGTGAACAAATTTGATAAACTTGCTAAGATCGGACAGGGGACTTTCGG AGAAGTATTTAAAGCTCGATGTAAGAAGACCAAAAAACTAGTTGCATTAAAGAAGGTTCtgatggaaaatgaaaaagaaggc TTCCCCATCACAGCATTAAGAGAAATCAAGATTCTACAACTTCTGAAGAATGAAAACATTATTAATCTTATCGAAATTTGCAGAACTAAAG cCACAAGTTACAATCGGATGAGAGGAACATTTTATCTAGTATTTGACTTCTGTGAACATGATCTGGCAGGTTTGCTAAGCAACGTCCAGGTAAAATTCTCTCTTGGAGAAATCAAGAAAGTCATGCAACAGTTACTGAACAGTCTCTACTTCATCCATAGTAACAAAGTCCTTCATCGAGACATGAAAGCTGCCAACATTCTTATTACCAAACATGGTGTACTCAAGCTGGCTGATTTTGGTTTAGCTCGTGCATTCAGTTTGAAAGGCCAGCCTAATCGTTATACAAACAGAGTAGTGACCCTTTGGTATCGGCCGCCAGAACTGCTTCTCGGCGAACGAAATTATGGTCCACCTGTTGATCTTTGGGGAGCTGGGTGTATCATGGCTGAAATGTGGACACGCAGTCCTATTATGCAAGGGAATACTGAACAGCATCAACTACAATTGATTAGCCAGTTGTGTGGGTCGATTACACCAGAAGTATGGCCTGATGTTGAAAACCTTGACTTGTACAACAAAATTGAACTTCCAAAGGGTCAGAAGCGTAAAGTAAAAGACCGCTTAAAAGTTTATGTCAAAGATCAATATGCTTTAGATTTGCTGGACAAATTGTTAACACTTGACCCTTCAAAGCGTTGTGATAGTGATACTGCTTTGAACCATGATTTCTTTTGGACAGATCCAATGCCTACTGATTTATCTCGTATGCTGTCACAACATACAACCAGTATGTTTGAATTTTTAGCTCCTCCACGTCGACGAGGTCCAACACAACACCATGTCCAAGCTCGACCCACACAAAATCCTGACCAACATTATGAAcgagtattttaa